aaaaaaaaatagagaattgcAGTACGTTGGaatatgttatatattaaatgtatatttttatataaacatgataaattactttttatgactattttaattaaattaatttgattataattcacaaataaatcataaaaaaaagagcctagaatgaatttaccctaaaaaattaatccaccatttgttaatataattaattgtttcaatttcattctaataatccataaaacttggatgaaaaagaaaactagcaatCCACATTTTAAACTTGTGTGTTAGAACATgctgaaagaagaagaaaaaaaaacgtggGGGTGAATTGTGTGACATGGGAGTAAGAGTCGAAGAGAAGAGATGAcaaagtttttcttctttcccccttgattatttttatttttattatttacacatctacattttattgaaaattttaaaattgactctaTGTGTGTCGGAATCATGTGTCAGAATTCCAGACTCAAATATCGGGAAGGTTGACCTTCTAACACTTATTGACCGAGTATTGAACACACATCAAAATCTCCGACACGACACAAAAGCTCCCAGAGAGTATCAATACTTCATAAATTAAAGTAAGAGCataaaggaaaatcatatgAGATTTTCTATAccaaatgatggaaaatattttttatctcaTTTGTAAGTTTCGGCCAAATACcgaaaaatattatcactttCTTGGAATATGGCTTcctggaaaacgttttccagaATTGTTACATTTTCGTGAAATTGATGAAGCCtaaaatcttttgcatttttccaaagaCTTTCtgcaaaagccaaaccaaataCTTACTATGTCATTTTGGTGTAACAAGTAAACTCGAATAGGCATGTACCGTTATGTGACCTCATGTggaatttttggttttgttaGAGACagacaaaatggagaaaaaaaatattttgctcgTGTTGGGCATAAATAACAATACAATGGTTTGTACGattgatataatttttttgttagtagCTGCTGtacatattttaattatatcgtCTAAAATAATCTTATATCTATAAAGACTATTGTAATTTACCCTAGCTACTCAGACGTCATTAGCATGGCTATTTCTGGGAAAATGCCAAATTGATTTGATACCTTTTTTTGTACGTCGCATCAGCAATTGCTGAACCCACTGTTTGCATTTGAGGACAGAATcccaaaggagaaagaaaaaatagctttcctaaaaaattaaaaaaagaaaaagaaagaatgagatCGTTTTCCCAATCACCTGCCAACGCAAGCTCTAGATGCGGTGAATTATGACAACTAGCAGACTGTTGTTAGATGCAATTTGATGTCTAAAAGAGATTGAGACCCAGGGTTGGAGAACTTTTTTCTTGATCCAGTTGCCGCTCCTTcgctttttattttcattttcctttttttttttttacattttgtaGTTCCTATAATCAAGAGAGTTCACGAGGTGAAGCTAAGGCACGTGACGGCAATCGAGTTGGCAAAACAAGTTTGCATTGCAATCTCTTATATGAACACTACCGAGATCTCCATTCTTTACCTAGACGACCGACGTCTATGTGAAGCGATAGCCAGGGGATTCGATGATTTCCTGAAGCTCTGTTTTCAGTTTTTCCCAGAGCTTCTTTGGGTTACGCCTTATAATAAGAGGTTGACGACACATGCGGTGATGTTTCGCCAAGAAAAGACTCTCGGACTCTTTTTGCAGGTAAGCTCAACCAATGAGTTGTCTTTAGTTCCAGGGCCTTCAGAGCAAGACTCGGCAGATATGATGAGTGCAGCAGCATACTACTATCGTAGTTTCGATGGAGTAACTACCGAGGCCGGAGCAGCCTTCCAAATGCAAAGAGAACTCCGATGGTATAGGGTAAGTGTCTTCCAATGGTATAGGGTAAGTGTCTTTCTTTGCATATATTGAATATTGCATGTAATGATAATTAGAGATAAGCAATTATAGGTTCCGTACAAGTTCCatctagaacttggaaccgacTCGTTGgaacaagttcctcatttttgaaATCTGAAACCTATCCTTTATACCTTGAAAATTGAAACTTACCCTACTACAGGTTTCAAAGTCAGTTCCAAATACTATCTAGATTCCaattgtattattaattgaatgattaagTGAAATATCACCTTTAATGACTAAcctgtattattaattgaacgattgaGTGAATTATCACCTTTAATAACCATCATTCATTGCTATAATTTATTTaccataatttatatttagacattaaaaaatataaaacattaacaaagtaaaagtctcaatTATAAAATGGAAACTTAGACTAATAGTCCTAGATTAAACACTTGAAAACATGgatcaagaaaaacacaaaaacttgttttAGATTCTAAGTTCTAAGTTTTAAATTCCACCAACCTAGAATCTTCGACTACCCATGAAAATAAGTTccctaatttttggaacttagaACTTACCTCGCATATCTTGGAAGTTGGAACCCAGAATCGAACAAGTTCCCATCAGTTCGATTCTCAGGTTTTAGGTTTCTCTCTTGAACCATTCTCACCCTAATGATAATTATCATAAGCCTAGCTATTTGCACTCCCATTTCGGTTAAGGCACTCATTTTTTAGTTAACTTACCAAAATATCCCTCTCTTCAATGtaatgtttctctctcttcaaccTAGTTATACCTTCTTCACTTTCAAATTCTCATTAAATATTTAAGAGGAAAGTTTAAAGTATGTTTTGAAAACATTGATCCTCAGCTATGAGATTGAATCTATTATTGATATTAATTACTTTATTTATGATAGAAGTGGTATAGTAAGAAGTTCCTCttttcgttctctctctccctcttcactTGTTGTGCTTGTCTTTTATTTCGACATAATCTAGATTTTAACATGTGACTTTACCTCCAGGCAGTTTCGTTGGATAAGTCTTGGTCTCCTTAAAATGTTCCCTCGTttgtcttatttatttatttaaatgttcaTAACCGTATCCACTTATCAAAACTCTTCTGTTTGTTAGGCTGTGGAAAGCTGGGTTGTCCCTGACATGAGAGACCGGTACATGGGGAGTAAAACATTTTGGACTTCATTCGTGGAGAACCGCAAAGATTTGCTTGAGAGTGGAGAGAAGTGGATGAAGGACACATCAAAttcatgtatgatcacctcagcTCTAATTGCCACAGTATTGTTCGCTGCTGCATTCACTGTGCCTGGAGGAAATAATGACAAAAGTGGAGTCCCGTTGTTGTTAGGAGAGGACTCTTTCCTGGTTTTCATAATTTCGGATGTGTTAGGTTTGTTCTTCTCTGTGACAGCCATCTTGCTATTCCTAGCCATCTTAACATCGCGGTATAAGGTGCAAGATTTTCTTGAAGCGTTGCCTAAGAAGATCATAATGGgactttcttttctatttctttccttGGCATTCATGCTGGTAGCCTTCACTGCAACTCTCACAATTGTGCTGGATAAGAGACTGGTGGAGTGGGTTCTCATTCCCATTATTTTGCTGACCTCCGTCCCAGTGGCTTTATTCATAGTACTACAGCTTCCCCTGCTATACCAAATGGTTAAATCCACTTATGGACCCAGCATCTTTTGTCCCAAGAGCATTTGGGAGTGAGGCATAATTATTGGGCGAGATCATGTGATTGACGAATTTGATTTGAGGGTAATAAGCGTTCGTTATAGTTGGTTGCAGTGCGTGTAATGCAATACTTAATGCATTTACTCAAAGCATATGAAAATTTATTCTatgcaaattttcattttcattttttgttaccGGAGATCCATTTATAgaataatataatcaatttaaagtgtcatcctatatatatatataccaaagTAAAGtctataaatatatgaaaaactATTTTAAACATTTAATACCAAGTATTCGTAATCATGgattgtaactttctaaaacattaatattttttagtttttcaatttgtAATTTAGATGCAgggatatattttttttttccatcaactTAAATATGGAACGTCCAGCTATTTCTAAATAGAATCTCTACGCTGCGGAAACAATTATGTTTAACATTTATTAACCAAATATGCACGATCAGGGAATAtaacatttcaaacatttattttttccttttatagctTAAAGGCTTGAATTTGTTCCATCAACTTAATAGTTCATCCTTTTGAAAAAATCGCCCTTATTCTATTATAGATATTTCAcaaacctatatatatatatatagacacacacacacacacacacacacacacacacacacacacaaacaattattttaaacaGTTCATTGCCGTAATATGCACAACCATGGATTACGACTTTcctcataaaataattttaaaatatttaatttttctaatagaTGCTCTCGAGACGAACAATTTCATATACAAGAGGATCTGTAAACAAAGAATACTGGTGATAAGATTTATCTCAAATGTCGGCCTTTATTCTTCTGAACTATAAGGCAGTTGGATTTATGCCCGATATAAGACCTTGTTCCCAATAATTGTAAAATAGATGGAATTCTACCGGCTGTAAATTTTCGATGGTTAGTTCTATATAGATCTTTCATAATATAATATATCCATACATAACAATTACTTTCAATCATTTATTGCCACAATATGcacatataatttttctttttataacctGGATGCAGGAATTTGTccaccaaattaaaaaaaaaaaaaacaactttattataatatagataattcaaaattgaatatatatatatagacacacacacacataaaataattactttaaaatattaattaccaaaatatgGGCAATGATTAAATTGACTTTTCAAACATTTAATGTTCCAGACGTGCTCTCGAGATGAATggtttgataattaaaaaaaaaaaaatctctat
This genomic stretch from Eucalyptus grandis isolate ANBG69807.140 chromosome 3, ASM1654582v1, whole genome shotgun sequence harbors:
- the LOC108958251 gene encoding uncharacterized protein LOC108958251, giving the protein MAKITSRSETALHVAALSARDQFLENLVELLSPHPEALEMVDCDGRTALHNAVLCGRIRMVKALVISNPKLSQLADDEGRIPLGISAVAASMHKEIAWFLAKNTTKDGEGDPFNSPSAIDTIIDLTHAGHHDITLYLFEQYPRLKTMRSTERADGSVLEALAKSPKNFRSGTRLSVLEALIYKCIPVDLKYKPTDKNSDPAFQCLARSLWNIAKIVVPIIKRVHEVKLRHVTAIELAKQVCIAISYMNTTEISILYLDDRRLCEAIARGFDDFLKLCFQFFPELLWVTPYNKRLTTHAVMFRQEKTLGLFLQVSSTNELSLVPGPSEQDSADMMSAAAYYYRSFDGVTTEAGAAFQMQRELRWYRAVESWVVPDMRDRYMGSKTFWTSFVENRKDLLESGEKWMKDTSNSCMITSALIATVLFAAAFTVPGGNNDKSGVPLLLGEDSFLVFIISDVLGLFFSVTAILLFLAILTSRYKVQDFLEALPKKIIMGLSFLFLSLAFMLVAFTATLTIVLDKRLVEWVLIPIILLTSVPVALFIVLQLPLLYQMVKSTYGPSIFCPKSIWE